The Ornithinimicrobium faecis genome includes a window with the following:
- a CDS encoding shikimate kinase: MSTQAPHAVLIGPPGAGKSTVGALLADRLGTGFRDTDDLIVQAQGRSISDIFVDDGEAAFRVIERETVLAALQEGGGVLALGGGAVLDADVQAALSGHRVVFLDVSIADASKRVGFDGSRPLLAVNPRASWTRMMKARRPVYEAVGSHRVDTAGRTPAEVVDDVLAELDPS, encoded by the coding sequence GTGAGCACACAGGCGCCCCACGCGGTGCTTATCGGGCCCCCTGGGGCCGGCAAATCGACGGTCGGGGCGCTGCTCGCCGACCGACTGGGCACCGGGTTCCGGGACACCGACGACCTCATCGTGCAGGCCCAGGGGCGCTCGATCTCCGACATCTTTGTCGATGACGGGGAGGCTGCCTTCCGGGTGATCGAGCGGGAGACCGTGCTCGCGGCACTCCAGGAGGGCGGTGGCGTGCTGGCACTCGGCGGAGGAGCCGTGCTCGACGCGGACGTGCAGGCCGCCCTGTCCGGACACCGCGTGGTCTTCCTCGATGTAAGCATTGCCGACGCCTCGAAGCGGGTCGGGTTTGATGGCTCGCGACCACTGTTGGCGGTCAACCCCCGCGCGTCCTGGACCCGGATGATGAAGGCGCGTCGGCCCGTCTACGAGGCCGTGGGCTCGCACCGCGTCGACACCGCAGGGCGGACCCCGGCAGAGGTTGTTGACGATGTCCTCGCCGAGCTGGACCCGTCGTGA